AGCAACTGATGAAGCAGATTCAGGACATCACTGCCTGATCACCGCCTTCTCAGCAAACGCCCGGTGCCTTCGTGGCCCGGGCGTTTTTTATGGGGGCGCCGCTTGCACGCTTACATGCGACCGCAACACGCAAACACGCTTGCACGCCATGCTTGCTGGCCTGGTAGCCATACGTAAAGGGCTGGTTGCTCGGGAAGTCAGGGGCGGGCCAGCATGTCTCCAGGACCGGCTATCCGGTTTTGGATTTAGCGTGCCAGCGTGTTGCGTGTAAGCGTGCAAGCGCCTCCCTTTGGCCTCTCCCCGCGATATCCGCTATCCTCTGCCACCCGACCCGATGTTGCCGGCATGCCCCGGCGACCTTTCCTGACCGGTTCAAGGATACGCCGTGACTCGCGCCAGCGAATTGCTTAATGATGCCGACCATATGGGCCGCCTGCTGGAGGGCTATCGCCCCCGCGAGCCCCAGTTGCGCATGGCCGACGCGGTGGACGCGGCGATCCGTTCCCACGGCACTTTGCTGGTGGAGGCGGAAACCGGCACCGGCAAGACCCTGGCTTATTTGCTGCCGGCGCTGCTCGGCGATGGCCCCACGCTGGTCTCCACCGGTACCAAGAGTCTCCAGGATCAGTTGTTCTTCAAGGATCTGCCGGTGGTGCTCAAGGCGCTGCCGGTACCGCGCAAAGTGGCCCTGCTGAAGGGGCGCGCCAACTATCTGTGCCCCTACCGCCTGGAACTGCACCAGGAAGAAGCCCGTTTCCTGACGCGGGAAACCGCCGAGCAGTTGCAGATCGTCGCCCATTGGGCCGGCCGTACCCGTTCAGGTGATATCGCAGAGTTGAAGCAGTTGCCGGAAGACGCGCCGGTGTGGCCCTGGGTGACCAGCACCGCGGATAACTGCCTGGGCGCGGAGTGCCCGCGCCATTCCGAATGCCCCTTGATGAACGCCCGGCGGGAGGCCCAGGAGGCGGACCTGGTGGTGGTCAACCATCACTTGTTCTTCGCCAATGCGGCGTTGCGCGGGGAAGGGGTGAGCGAGCTGCTGCCCAGTGTCAACACGGTGATTTTCGACGAGGCGCACCAGTTGCCCGAGGTGGCGGCCAATTTCTTTGGCGATTCGCTGAGTACCCGGCAGCTTCAGGAGCTGGGACGGGACAGCCTGTCGGAGGCGTCCAGCAATGCCATCGATGTGGGCGAGCTGAATCGTCGTATCAGCGCCCTGGATAAGGCTTGTCAGGATTTCCGCCTCAGCCTCGGTGAGCAGGAACGCCGCGCGCCCTGGTCCGAGGTGGCGGAATTGGAGGCGGTGCGGGAAGCGGGGCAGGCGCTGCGCGAGGCCACCTCGGAACTGGAAGCCTTCCTCAAACCCCACGCCAAGGCCAGCCGGGGATTGGAAGCCTGTGCCCGACGCGCCTGGGAGCATCTGCGTACTCTGGAGAATCTGTTGGAGGCGCAGGCGCCGAATCGGGTCTATTGGTTCGAGACGTTTCGTCGCACCGCGGTGCTGCACGGCACCCCGTTGTCGGTGGCGGCGCAACTCCGGGCTCAACGGGAACAGCACCCCTGTGCCTGGGTGCTGACCTCCGCCACCCTGTCCGTGGCTGGCCGTTTCGAGCATTTACAGAAGCGTCTGGGACTGGACGAGGCCGAGACGCTGCGTCTGGAAAGCCCGTTCGATTTCAAACGCCAGGCGGTGTTTTACGCTCCGGATGGCCTGCCGGCGCCGTCCTCGCCGGGGTATACCGCGGCGCTCTCCGAAGCCATGGTGCCGGTGATCGAAGCGGCCGAGGGGCGGACCTTTTTTCTGTTCACCAGCCATCGGGCGTTGCGCGAAGCCGCCGGTATTCTGCGCCAGCGCCTGAGCTATCCGTTGCTGGTGCAGGGCGAGGCCGGTCGCCGGGAATTGCTGGACGAGTTCCGGCGTCTGGGCAATGCGGTGTTGCTTGGCACCAGCAGTTTCTGGGAAGGCATTGATGTGCGAGGCGATGCGCTGAGCTGTGTCATAATCGACAAGCTGCCGTTCGCGTCGCCGGGTGATCCGGTGGCGGCGGCCCGCATCGAGTACATCAATCGCAACGGCGGTAACGCCTTTCGTGATTACCAACTGCCCCAGGCGGTGCTGGCCCTGCGTCAGGGCGCCGGCCGTCTGATCCGCGATCCGCAGGACACCGGCCTGCTGGTGGTGGCGGATCCGCGCCTGCTCAGCAAGGGCTACGGGCGCATGTTCATCGACAGCCTGCCGGGCATGACCCGCACCCGCAAGCTGGAGGTGGTGAAACGTTTTTTCGATTACATCAGGAATCGCTGACCGTGCCCGGCACCGTGTTCCGCCGGATCGGCTCCGCGACCTTCTCGGGAGTAGCCAGCCGATGACCCGTATTGTCGCCATCGAAACCGCCACCGACGCCTGCTCCGTGGCGCTGTGGCAGGACGGTGCCGTATTGGAAAAGTTCGAACCCGGCGCGCGCCGGCAAACCGAACGGGTATTGCCGATGGTGGAGGAACTCCTGGCCGAAGCGGGCATCGAACTCTCCTCGGTGGACGCGCTGGCGTTTGGTCAGGGCCCGGGTTCCTTCACCGGGGTGCGCGTCGCCACCTCGGTGGTGCAGGGGCTGGCCTTTTCACTGGACTTGCCGGTGGTCGGTGTCTCCACCCTGGCATCCTGTGCCTTGGCCGCCCATGATCGCCATCCCCGCTTTCAACGGATCGTCGCGGTGTTCGACGCCCGCATGGGGGAAGTGTATCTCGGTGCTTATCGCTGTGGCGGGGACGAGGTGGAAGCGCTGTGTGATGAAGGGGTGTTCGCGCCGGAACGGATTCCCGTGCTGGATGGCGGCGACTGGCTGCTGGCCGGTTCCGGAACGGTTTACCAGGACGCGCTGCGCGACCGCCTGACCTGGGCCGGGATGGACGCCGAGGCGATGCCTCGCGCGGCCACCGTGGCTCGTCTGGCGGTGGCGGCGGTACGGGAAGGTCGCACCGTGCCGGCCGAGCAGGCGCAGCCGGTTTATTTGCGCGATCGGGTGGTTCAGATAGGGAGCAAGTAATGATCGAGTGGGATTTGCCGAATGTGCACCATCTGCAAGTGGTGGTGCCGAAGCAGGCCATTGATGTCATGGGCCACGTCAACAACACCGAGTATCTGCGTTTCATGGAGCAGATCGCCTGGCACCACACCCAGGCGCTGGGGTTGGGCTGGGATAAATACCAGCAGCTCAACCGTGGCATGGTGGCGCGTCGTACCGAAGTGGATTATCTGGCGCCGGCGTTCGAAGGGGAGTCACTGCTGGTCGGCACCTGGATCGTGGAGAACGACGAGCGCATCAGTATCACCCGCCGTTATCAAATCATCCGTGAATCCGATGGGCTGACGCTGCTGCGTGGCCGTACCCGCTGGGTCTGCGTGGCGCTGGATTCGGGCAAACCCCGCCGTATGCCGCCGGAGTTTTTGTCCGGTTACCAACTTACCGCCCGGGAAGACTGAGCCGAATGGATGCCTTTCAAGCCGTTATCCTGGCCCTGATCCAGGGCCTTACTGAATTCCTGCCCATCTCCAGCTCCGCTCATTTGATTCTGCCCTCGGCCCTGTTCGGCTGGCCCGACCAAGGGCTGGCTTTTGACGTGGCGGTGCATCTGGGAACCCTGCTGGCGGTGGTGGTGTATTACCGCCGGGATCTGTTGGCGATGACCGGTGGCAGCCTGAAGGGGATCCGCACCAGCACCATGAACAGCGAGTTGCGTCTGACCCTGCTGGTGGGGCTGGCGACAATACCGGCGGTGGCCGCCGGTTTTCTGGCCAAGGATCTGATCGAGAACGAATTGCGCTCGGCCATGGTGATCGCGGTGACCACGGTACTTTTTGGTGTGCTGTTGTGGCTCGCGGACGTGCTGGGCGCGCGTCGGCGCGGTACCGAGACCATGGGCGTGGGCAGTGCCTTGTTGATCGGTGTGGCGCAGGCGTTGGCGTTGATCCCCGGCACCTCGCGCAGTGGCATTACCATCACCGCGGCGTTGGCGCTGGGCTTTCGCCGTGAAGACGCGGCCCGCTTTTCCTTTCTGATGTCGATACCGGTGATTCTTGGCGCCGGCCTGCTCAAGGCCAAGGATCTGGCGGAAAGCACGGTGCCGGTGGACTGGCTGCACCTGATCCTGGGCGTGGCGGTCAGTGGTGTGGTGGCCTACCTGACCATTGTGTTCTTCCTGCGTTTGCTGGATCGCATCGGCATGCTGCCGTTCATGATCTACCGGCTGTTGCTGGGCGGTGTGCTGTTCTACGTTATTTATTCGGCAACGGCGCTGTCTTGATACCTCTGGCCTGTCTCCCCGGCGCCCCGGACCTGAAGGGTGTCCCTCGTGTAAAGGATGTGGCCAGTGCCCGGGAGCAAGGCGTTGAACTGGTGCTTGGGCGCGTCGACGACCGCCTTTCCTTATGGGCGCCGGGGCAAAAAGCAGCGCCTTTGTGCGTGGATTTCCTCGGTGGCCGCCAGGGGTACCGTCTGGCCGCGGACCGGGTGCGTCATGAGCGATTGATCAAGGCGTTGGGGAAAGTCGTCAACGAGCCGGCGCGGGTCTGCGATCTCACCGCTGGCCTTGGCCGCGATTCAGCGTTGATGGCCCAAGCCGGCTTTCAGGTACTAATGGTGGAGCGCGAGCCGGTGCTGCATGCCTTGCTGGCGGACGGGTTGGCGCGTGCGGCGGGCACGCCGCTGGCGTCCCATCTCACTCTGTTGCCGCTTGCCGACGCGCGGGATCTGACGGTTGTTCTG
This sequence is a window from Alloalcanivorax dieselolei B5. Protein-coding genes within it:
- a CDS encoding ATP-dependent DNA helicase encodes the protein MTRASELLNDADHMGRLLEGYRPREPQLRMADAVDAAIRSHGTLLVEAETGTGKTLAYLLPALLGDGPTLVSTGTKSLQDQLFFKDLPVVLKALPVPRKVALLKGRANYLCPYRLELHQEEARFLTRETAEQLQIVAHWAGRTRSGDIAELKQLPEDAPVWPWVTSTADNCLGAECPRHSECPLMNARREAQEADLVVVNHHLFFANAALRGEGVSELLPSVNTVIFDEAHQLPEVAANFFGDSLSTRQLQELGRDSLSEASSNAIDVGELNRRISALDKACQDFRLSLGEQERRAPWSEVAELEAVREAGQALREATSELEAFLKPHAKASRGLEACARRAWEHLRTLENLLEAQAPNRVYWFETFRRTAVLHGTPLSVAAQLRAQREQHPCAWVLTSATLSVAGRFEHLQKRLGLDEAETLRLESPFDFKRQAVFYAPDGLPAPSSPGYTAALSEAMVPVIEAAEGRTFFLFTSHRALREAAGILRQRLSYPLLVQGEAGRRELLDEFRRLGNAVLLGTSSFWEGIDVRGDALSCVIIDKLPFASPGDPVAAARIEYINRNGGNAFRDYQLPQAVLALRQGAGRLIRDPQDTGLLVVADPRLLSKGYGRMFIDSLPGMTRTRKLEVVKRFFDYIRNR
- the tsaB gene encoding tRNA (adenosine(37)-N6)-threonylcarbamoyltransferase complex dimerization subunit type 1 TsaB, translating into MTRIVAIETATDACSVALWQDGAVLEKFEPGARRQTERVLPMVEELLAEAGIELSSVDALAFGQGPGSFTGVRVATSVVQGLAFSLDLPVVGVSTLASCALAAHDRHPRFQRIVAVFDARMGEVYLGAYRCGGDEVEALCDEGVFAPERIPVLDGGDWLLAGSGTVYQDALRDRLTWAGMDAEAMPRAATVARLAVAAVREGRTVPAEQAQPVYLRDRVVQIGSK
- a CDS encoding acyl-CoA thioesterase — protein: MIEWDLPNVHHLQVVVPKQAIDVMGHVNNTEYLRFMEQIAWHHTQALGLGWDKYQQLNRGMVARRTEVDYLAPAFEGESLLVGTWIVENDERISITRRYQIIRESDGLTLLRGRTRWVCVALDSGKPRRMPPEFLSGYQLTARED
- a CDS encoding undecaprenyl-diphosphate phosphatase — encoded protein: MDAFQAVILALIQGLTEFLPISSSAHLILPSALFGWPDQGLAFDVAVHLGTLLAVVVYYRRDLLAMTGGSLKGIRTSTMNSELRLTLLVGLATIPAVAAGFLAKDLIENELRSAMVIAVTTVLFGVLLWLADVLGARRRGTETMGVGSALLIGVAQALALIPGTSRSGITITAALALGFRREDAARFSFLMSIPVILGAGLLKAKDLAESTVPVDWLHLILGVAVSGVVAYLTIVFFLRLLDRIGMLPFMIYRLLLGGVLFYVIYSATALS
- a CDS encoding class I SAM-dependent methyltransferase — encoded protein: MASAREQGVELVLGRVDDRLSLWAPGQKAAPLCVDFLGGRQGYRLAADRVRHERLIKALGKVVNEPARVCDLTAGLGRDSALMAQAGFQVLMVEREPVLHALLADGLARAAGTPLASHLTLLPLADARDLTVVLEGPFHAVFLDPMFPPRDKSAAVKQDLRWLQQLCRYPDEDEEQALLAMAQSLDARKVVVKRPRRAPPLAAVAASHSLEGKTVRFDVYTSPSVRK